Proteins encoded together in one Schistocerca americana isolate TAMUIC-IGC-003095 chromosome 8, iqSchAmer2.1, whole genome shotgun sequence window:
- the LOC124544785 gene encoding myotrophin, with the protein MSELVWGIKNGDLDQVKDIIEKKQIDVNKEIDGRPPIHYAADYGQGEVISYLVTKGADVNAKDKHGISALLAAIWEGHTDCVRLLLEKGASKEGTAPDGTTYLASAEKDEIKQLLQK; encoded by the exons ATGAGTGAGCTAGTGTGGGGAATCAAAAATGGAGATTTAGATCAAGTAAAAGATATTATTGAGAAAAAG CAAATAGATGTTAATAAGGAAATTGACGGACGGCCGCCTATTCACTATGCAGCCGATTATGGACAGGGAGAAGTCATTAGTTACCTAGTTACGAAAGGAGCCGATGTTAAT GCAAAAGACAAACATGGAATTAGTGCTCTTCTTGCAGCAATTTGGGAGGGACATACAGACTGTGTCAGATTACTTTTGGAAAAG GGAGCGTCAAAAGAGGGGACAGCGCCAGATGGAACAACCTACCTAGCGTCGGCAGAAAAAGATGAAATAAAGCAGCTGCTCCAAAAATGA